A stretch of the Bradyrhizobium arachidis genome encodes the following:
- a CDS encoding phospholipid carrier-dependent glycosyltransferase, producing MFAVAIFLIAHLVLLIGVTTPEKFVFDEVHYVPAARQMLEPVLPNPMLNPMHPPLAKELIAASIATFGDNALGWRYPATLFGALAIVAVYLCGLALFSAQGTAIAAALIAFCNQMVFVQSRIAMLDIFALAFGLLATAAFMHGFRKQKPHLLFALAGGLFGLAAACKWSGLFPLATCIAIVAAVRLLQSWRAAFVDAKPVDWYRPDLWPDFRVQHFALCFVALPALTYLATFVPLHGLSPVELIEAQRRIFADNTTTAIAGHTYQSSWPSWPWLLRPVWFLFDKTAEDRIAAIVFLGNPLVLWPALVALAVVARDVIVARRWDAFLILAFYLGPYLAWALLPRTLGFIYYYLPAATAASLALVYVLRRGKLPAWLLWAYVGIAAIGFAIMLPISAAFVGTSMQNFNRLMILQSWI from the coding sequence GTGTTTGCTGTCGCGATATTCCTGATCGCGCATCTCGTGCTGCTGATCGGCGTCACCACGCCGGAGAAGTTCGTCTTCGACGAGGTGCACTATGTGCCAGCAGCGCGGCAGATGCTGGAGCCGGTGCTGCCGAATCCCATGCTCAATCCGATGCATCCGCCGCTCGCCAAGGAGCTGATCGCAGCGTCGATCGCGACGTTCGGCGACAATGCGCTGGGCTGGCGCTATCCCGCGACGCTGTTCGGCGCGCTTGCGATCGTGGCGGTCTATCTCTGCGGTCTCGCGCTGTTCTCCGCGCAAGGAACCGCGATCGCGGCGGCGCTGATCGCGTTTTGCAATCAGATGGTATTCGTGCAGTCGCGGATCGCGATGCTCGATATCTTTGCACTGGCCTTCGGCCTGCTCGCCACCGCGGCCTTCATGCACGGTTTTCGCAAGCAGAAGCCGCATCTGTTGTTCGCGCTCGCGGGCGGCCTGTTCGGACTTGCCGCGGCGTGCAAATGGAGCGGGCTATTTCCGCTTGCCACCTGCATCGCGATCGTCGCGGCGGTGCGGTTGCTGCAATCCTGGCGTGCGGCGTTCGTCGACGCCAAGCCGGTCGACTGGTACCGTCCCGATCTCTGGCCCGATTTCAGGGTGCAGCATTTTGCGCTCTGCTTCGTGGCCTTGCCGGCGCTCACCTATCTCGCGACCTTCGTTCCGCTCCATGGGCTGTCGCCGGTCGAACTGATCGAGGCGCAGCGGCGGATCTTTGCCGACAACACGACGACGGCGATTGCTGGCCACACCTATCAGAGCTCGTGGCCGTCCTGGCCCTGGCTCTTGCGTCCGGTGTGGTTCCTGTTCGACAAGACGGCAGAGGATCGCATCGCCGCGATCGTCTTTCTCGGCAATCCGCTGGTGCTGTGGCCGGCGCTCGTCGCGCTCGCCGTCGTCGCGCGCGACGTGATCGTTGCGCGGCGCTGGGATGCGTTCCTGATCCTGGCGTTTTATCTCGGGCCTTATCTTGCCTGGGCGCTGCTGCCGCGCACGCTCGGCTTCATCTATTATTATCTGCCGGCCGCGACCGCCGCGTCACTCGCGCTGGTCTATGTCTTGCGGCGAGGCAAGCTTCCAGCGTGGCTGTTGTGGGCTTACGTCGGCATCGCGGCGATCGGCTTTGCGATCATGCTGCCGATCTCGGCCGCCTTCGTCGGCACCTCGATGCAGAATTTCAACCGGCTGATGATTCTTCAGAGCTGGATCTGA
- a CDS encoding FecR domain-containing protein, producing the protein MNLRLSVFLPASLFAVVCATPLAQAQTRVGEAVVVQNEVVRVAASTTQINVGDSMLRDETVRTGADGAARFVMADSTNLSLGPSATLKLDRTVFNDEHSYRDVAIRMTSGAFRFVTGHSEKAAYKITTPLATIGVRGTTLDILAQRGRSVVVLQDGAATVCTLSFQCIQLTQPGDTAVITSAGGKVTITKTSTPPWTFAATCSASPGLCSVNQYADASPTVTPAVHDDGMLCGR; encoded by the coding sequence ATGAATCTGCGCCTCTCCGTCTTTCTCCCTGCATCGTTATTCGCTGTCGTCTGCGCGACGCCGCTCGCGCAGGCGCAAACGCGCGTCGGCGAAGCCGTGGTCGTCCAGAACGAAGTCGTGCGCGTTGCCGCCAGCACCACGCAGATCAATGTCGGCGACAGCATGCTGCGCGACGAGACCGTACGCACCGGCGCCGACGGCGCAGCGCGCTTCGTCATGGCCGACAGCACCAATCTCTCGCTCGGGCCGAGCGCAACGCTGAAACTCGACCGCACCGTCTTCAACGACGAGCACAGCTATCGCGACGTCGCGATCCGCATGACATCAGGTGCATTCCGCTTCGTCACCGGGCATTCGGAGAAGGCCGCCTACAAGATCACGACGCCGCTCGCCACGATCGGCGTGCGCGGCACCACGCTCGACATCCTGGCGCAGCGCGGCCGCTCCGTCGTGGTGCTGCAGGACGGCGCCGCCACGGTCTGCACGCTCAGCTTCCAGTGCATCCAGCTCACCCAGCCCGGCGATACCGCCGTCATCACCTCGGCCGGCGGTAAGGTCACCATCACCAAGACCAGCACCCCGCCGTGGACGTTTGCCGCGACCTGCAGTGCGTCGCCGGGCCTGTGCTCGGTCAATCAATATGCCGACGCCTCGCCCACCGTCACGCCCGCCGTGCATGACGACGGCATGCTGTGCGGGCGCTGA
- a CDS encoding VOC family protein, which produces MPKMIFVSLPVTDLKRATAFYEAIGAARNPQFSDDTTSCMVISETIFAMLTTHDKFRQFTPRPIVDARTGSQVLLCLSADSRKEVDDIVGKAEAAGGAADPSPKDEFDFMYGRSFEDPDGHMWGVTWVDMAAVPAQPEMANA; this is translated from the coding sequence ATGCCCAAGATGATCTTCGTCAGCCTGCCGGTGACTGACCTCAAGCGCGCCACCGCCTTTTACGAGGCGATCGGTGCGGCCAGGAACCCGCAATTTTCCGACGACACGACGAGCTGCATGGTCATTTCCGAGACCATCTTCGCCATGCTGACGACCCACGACAAATTCCGCCAGTTCACGCCGCGGCCGATTGTGGACGCGAGGACCGGGAGCCAGGTGCTGCTCTGCCTGTCCGCGGACAGCCGCAAAGAGGTCGACGATATCGTCGGCAAGGCCGAGGCCGCGGGCGGTGCGGCCGATCCGAGCCCGAAGGACGAATTCGACTTCATGTACGGCCGCAGCTTCGAGGACCCGGACGGCCATATGTGGGGTGTGACGTGGGTGGACATGGCGGCCGTCCCTGCGCAACCCGAAATGGCGAACGCCTGA
- a CDS encoding cupin domain-containing protein — MSGHDHTHSDHAHDHDDRWKHDGVRVIPGNQLDTNVPSTPGMDRAAAINFARVGAQKLWAGTVHIRPDAKTGAHHHGHLESVIYVVKGKARMRWGESLQFTAEAGPGDFIFVPPYVPHQEINASPDEVLECVLVRSDGEAVAINLDIEPVEKPETVLWIDPVHRDPNEKK; from the coding sequence ATGAGCGGCCACGACCACACGCATTCCGATCATGCCCACGATCACGACGATCGCTGGAAGCATGACGGCGTGCGCGTTATTCCCGGCAATCAGCTCGACACGAACGTGCCATCGACGCCTGGCATGGACCGCGCGGCCGCGATCAACTTTGCGCGTGTCGGCGCGCAGAAATTGTGGGCCGGTACGGTGCATATCAGGCCGGACGCGAAGACCGGCGCGCATCATCACGGCCATCTCGAAAGCGTGATCTACGTCGTGAAGGGCAAGGCGCGGATGCGCTGGGGCGAGAGCCTGCAATTCACTGCGGAAGCCGGCCCCGGCGATTTCATCTTCGTGCCGCCCTACGTGCCGCATCAGGAGATCAATGCCAGCCCCGATGAAGTGCTGGAGTGCGTATTGGTGCGCAGCGACGGCGAGGCGGTCGCGATCAATCTCGACATCGAGCCGGTCGAGAAGCCGGAGACCGTGCTCTGGATCGATCCCGTGCACCGGGATCCGAACGAGAAGAAGTAG
- a CDS encoding CsbD family protein has product MGSTTDKIKGAGNEAIGKAKQGIGEATGSDRLKGEGVVQEVKGKGQQAMGDAKDAAKEAIDRAANAAKRATE; this is encoded by the coding sequence ATGGGTAGCACGACCGACAAGATCAAGGGCGCCGGCAATGAGGCGATCGGCAAGGCCAAGCAGGGCATCGGTGAAGCCACCGGTTCCGACCGCCTGAAGGGCGAAGGCGTGGTCCAGGAAGTGAAGGGCAAAGGCCAGCAGGCCATGGGCGACGCCAAGGACGCCGCGAAGGAGGCGATCGATCGTGCCGCGAACGCCGCGAAGCGCGCGACGGAGTAA
- a CDS encoding FKBP-type peptidyl-prolyl cis-trans isomerase — protein MQRFQRALLAIMSALAITVIGGVSNYVSTASAQTAGKTMTTASGLQIIDSTVGTGVSPKPGQICVMHYTGWLYENGQKGKKFDSSVDRNEPFEFPIGKGRVIAGWDEGVASMKVGGKRTLIIPPQLGYGARGAGGVIPPNATLMFDVELLAVK, from the coding sequence ATGCAGCGTTTTCAGCGCGCACTTCTCGCAATCATGTCGGCGCTGGCGATCACGGTGATCGGCGGCGTTTCGAACTATGTCTCCACGGCATCGGCCCAGACAGCAGGAAAAACCATGACCACAGCTTCAGGCTTGCAGATCATCGACAGCACCGTCGGCACCGGCGTCTCGCCAAAGCCCGGCCAGATCTGCGTGATGCACTACACCGGCTGGCTCTACGAGAACGGCCAGAAGGGCAAGAAATTCGACTCGTCCGTCGATCGCAACGAGCCGTTCGAATTCCCGATCGGCAAGGGCCGCGTGATCGCGGGCTGGGACGAGGGCGTTGCCTCGATGAAGGTCGGCGGCAAGCGCACGCTGATCATTCCGCCGCAGCTCGGCTACGGCGCGCGCGGCGCCGGCGGCGTGATCCCGCCGAACGCGACGCTGATGTTCGACGTGGAATTGCTCGCGGTGAAGTGA
- the ggt gene encoding gamma-glutamyltransferase — protein sequence MRSFHFPGRSTVHAQNAMVATSHPLAALAAIEVLREGGTAADAAVAGSLLLGVIEPQSTGIGGDCFALIQPRGEGKISAYNGSGRAPKAANPDWYLERKINSVPLTSAHAVSVPGVIDAFATVLRDHGKFGFDRLLQPAIKAAEEGYVVAPRIAFDWKNQFEKLKKGTNTERYLLPHGQPAKAGDVIRQPELGKTLRAIAKDGRDAFYKGAIAEDIVETLRSIGGLHTLDDFAAHTTETTTPIGTSYKGHDVWQCPPNGPGVTALLMLNILSRFDLTKFAPLSVERFHLEAEAARIAYMNREMHVASPEHMKINVAEMLEKGFADEYISKIRMDGMLDLPNVAPPMNPSTIYITVVDKDRNVCSFINSIAHSFGSAIVSNKTGVLLQNRAGGFRIQPGHPNCIEGGKRPLHTIMPGLLTKGGRSTMSFAVMGGQYQPTGQTHVLTNMLDYGLDVQEAIDMPRGLHYEGQYQLEDSVPADIVEGLKKLGHKTTSVVGPLGGAQAIWIDWDKGTLTGGSDPRKDGCALGY from the coding sequence ATGAGAAGTTTCCATTTCCCCGGCCGGTCCACGGTCCACGCCCAGAACGCGATGGTGGCGACCTCGCATCCGCTAGCCGCGCTGGCGGCCATCGAAGTGCTGCGCGAAGGCGGCACGGCGGCGGATGCTGCGGTCGCGGGCAGCCTGCTGCTCGGCGTGATCGAGCCGCAATCGACCGGCATCGGCGGCGACTGCTTTGCGCTGATCCAACCGCGCGGCGAGGGCAAGATATCAGCCTATAACGGTTCCGGCCGCGCGCCGAAGGCTGCCAATCCCGACTGGTATCTCGAGCGCAAGATCAATTCCGTGCCGCTGACCTCGGCGCACGCGGTCTCGGTCCCCGGCGTGATCGACGCCTTTGCAACCGTCTTGCGCGATCACGGCAAGTTCGGCTTCGACCGGCTGCTGCAACCGGCGATCAAGGCGGCCGAAGAAGGCTACGTCGTCGCCCCGCGCATCGCCTTCGACTGGAAGAACCAGTTCGAGAAGCTGAAGAAGGGCACCAACACCGAGCGCTATCTGCTGCCGCATGGACAGCCGGCCAAGGCCGGCGACGTCATCCGCCAGCCGGAGCTCGGCAAGACGCTGCGGGCGATCGCCAAGGACGGCCGCGACGCCTTCTACAAGGGCGCGATCGCCGAGGACATCGTCGAGACGCTCCGCTCCATCGGCGGCCTGCACACGCTCGACGACTTTGCCGCGCACACCACCGAGACGACCACGCCGATCGGCACCAGCTACAAGGGCCATGACGTCTGGCAGTGCCCGCCGAACGGCCCCGGCGTCACCGCACTGCTGATGCTCAACATCCTGTCGCGGTTCGACCTCACCAAGTTCGCCCCGCTCAGCGTCGAGCGCTTCCATCTCGAGGCGGAAGCTGCGCGCATCGCCTACATGAATCGCGAGATGCATGTTGCCTCTCCCGAGCACATGAAGATCAACGTCGCCGAGATGCTCGAAAAGGGCTTTGCCGACGAGTACATCAGCAAGATCCGTATGGACGGTATGCTCGACCTGCCGAACGTGGCACCGCCGATGAATCCGTCGACGATCTACATCACGGTGGTGGACAAGGACCGCAACGTCTGCTCGTTCATCAACTCGATCGCGCATTCCTTCGGCTCGGCGATCGTCTCGAACAAGACCGGCGTTCTCCTGCAGAACCGCGCCGGTGGCTTCCGCATCCAGCCGGGCCATCCCAATTGCATCGAAGGCGGCAAGCGCCCGCTGCACACGATCATGCCGGGCCTGCTCACCAAGGGCGGCCGTTCCACGATGTCGTTCGCCGTCATGGGCGGGCAGTACCAGCCGACCGGCCAGACGCATGTGCTGACCAACATGCTCGACTACGGCTTGGACGTGCAGGAAGCCATCGATATGCCGCGCGGCCTGCACTACGAGGGCCAGTATCAGCTCGAGGACAGCGTGCCGGCCGATATCGTCGAGGGCCTGAAGAAGCTCGGCCACAAGACCACCAGCGTGGTCGGTCCGCTCGGCGGCGCCCAGGCGATCTGGATCGACTGGGACAAGGGCACGCTGACCGGCGGCTCCGATCCGCGCAAGGACGGCTGCGCGCTGGGTTACTAG
- a CDS encoding rhodanese-related sulfurtransferase, translating to MIFKVAAFYQFAALPDYRELREPLRAFCADLALKGSVLLAREGINGTIAGTAEAIDAFAHELAHGKLFGGRLDNLEIKFSTSAKMPFGRLKVRLKKEIVTLGDAAADPTQQVGIYVDAAEWNALIAAPDTLVLDTRNAFEVAMGTFEGAVDPNIKSFGQFKDFAAEQLDPARHRKIAMFCTGGIRCEKASAHLLARGFAEVYHLKGGILKYLEEVPEAQSRWRGECFVFDERVALGHGLRERTREPACDE from the coding sequence ATGATTTTCAAGGTCGCCGCCTTCTATCAATTCGCCGCGCTCCCGGATTACCGGGAGCTGCGCGAGCCGCTGCGTGCGTTCTGCGCGGACCTCGCGCTGAAGGGCAGCGTGCTGCTGGCCCGGGAGGGCATCAACGGCACGATTGCGGGGACCGCCGAGGCAATCGACGCCTTCGCCCATGAGCTCGCCCATGGAAAGCTGTTCGGCGGCAGGCTGGACAATCTCGAAATCAAGTTCTCGACCAGCGCGAAAATGCCGTTCGGCCGGCTCAAGGTGCGGCTGAAGAAGGAGATCGTCACGCTCGGCGACGCGGCGGCCGATCCGACACAGCAGGTCGGCATCTATGTCGATGCCGCCGAATGGAACGCGCTGATCGCAGCACCCGACACGCTGGTGCTCGACACCCGCAACGCCTTCGAGGTGGCGATGGGGACCTTCGAGGGCGCGGTCGACCCCAACATCAAGAGTTTTGGTCAGTTCAAGGACTTTGCCGCCGAACAGCTCGATCCTGCCAGGCATCGCAAAATCGCGATGTTCTGCACCGGCGGCATCCGCTGCGAGAAGGCGAGCGCGCATCTGCTCGCGCGCGGTTTTGCCGAGGTCTACCATCTCAAGGGCGGGATTTTGAAATATCTGGAAGAGGTACCGGAGGCGCAGAGCCGGTGGCGCGGCGAGTGTTTTGTGTTCGACGAGCGCGTCGCACTCGGTCACGGCCTGCGCGAGCGGACCAGGGAGCCGGCCTGCGATGAGTGA
- a CDS encoding SlyX family protein — MSELTRLTERIDRLETRLAYQDETIEQLNQTITAQWKQIDVLTRQVAQLSERLQEAEANAPGPANERPPHY, encoded by the coding sequence ATGAGTGAGCTCACGAGACTAACCGAACGGATCGACAGGCTCGAAACGCGGCTCGCCTATCAGGACGAGACCATCGAGCAGTTGAACCAGACCATCACGGCACAGTGGAAGCAGATCGACGTGCTGACGCGCCAGGTCGCCCAGTTGAGCGAGCGCCTGCAGGAGGCCGAGGCGAACGCACCGGGCCCCGCCAACGAGCGGCCGCCGCATTATTGA
- a CDS encoding diguanylate cyclase, producing the protein MDVVTTRAGLRRLPLRAAAFVVLTCTAIFGISGWREWSSRDALLKSAEAEMANLARSLTQHAEDSLDLLDSGVVGVVSRLEMDGTDPATIGKLRNLLQARKKAIERIHSLAIIDDKGNWLTSAGALATTLNDDEFFRHHQLSPKREAYIGHPVRNLLDGEWVITLSRRFNRQDGSFGGVVLATISASYLANFYRQFEIGRNSSVSLVHGDGLIIARSPDNAKYVGRSVADKPLFRDPALQGPGGAYHFMSPLDGVERVSFYKRSGRFPLVLLATVEKEELLAPWRADAISRMLFVLALVMLIAVIGAVLVKQLQRGQRMAAALEEKEAHFRLLAEGSSDMVTRIGLDECIRYVSPSALRVVGWRASQLIGAPALAGVNPDDLPQLRAIVQAMKRGEREEARVTYRSRHREKSEIWLESSMRVTRGVDGEIDGVVAILRDITEQKNLESRLETLAIEDSLTGLANRRRFDECLAEEWARAYRNRSSLGLLMIDVDHFKSYNDEYGHPAGDACLRLVAKILATEAHRVSDLAARYGGEEFAMLLPNTDAAGCARIGERLRQAIREAGLVHASNPSSGIVTASVGGATCRPALERTAGTSSLIESADRALYAAKQSGRDRLVMSGDVLNLLPKASGL; encoded by the coding sequence ATGGACGTCGTGACCACCAGAGCTGGCTTGAGGCGCCTGCCGTTGCGGGCTGCCGCTTTCGTCGTGCTTACCTGCACGGCCATCTTTGGCATCAGCGGCTGGCGCGAATGGAGTTCGCGCGACGCGCTGTTGAAGAGCGCCGAGGCGGAAATGGCCAACCTGGCGCGTTCCCTGACCCAGCATGCCGAGGACAGTCTCGATCTCCTGGACTCCGGTGTGGTCGGGGTCGTCAGCCGGCTGGAGATGGACGGCACCGATCCCGCCACGATCGGCAAGCTGCGCAACCTGCTCCAAGCGCGCAAGAAAGCGATCGAGCGCATCCACAGCCTCGCCATCATCGACGACAAGGGCAACTGGCTGACCTCGGCAGGCGCGCTTGCCACGACGCTCAACGATGACGAGTTCTTCCGCCATCACCAGCTCTCGCCGAAGCGCGAGGCCTATATCGGCCATCCCGTCAGGAACCTGCTCGACGGCGAGTGGGTGATCACGCTGTCGCGTCGCTTCAACAGGCAGGACGGCAGTTTTGGCGGCGTCGTGCTCGCGACCATCAGCGCCAGCTATCTTGCAAACTTCTACCGGCAATTCGAGATCGGCCGCAACAGCTCCGTCTCGCTGGTCCACGGCGACGGCCTGATCATCGCGCGCAGTCCGGACAACGCCAAATATGTCGGGCGCAGCGTTGCGGACAAACCGCTGTTCCGCGATCCCGCGTTGCAGGGGCCGGGCGGGGCCTATCATTTCATGTCGCCGCTGGACGGCGTGGAGCGGGTCAGTTTCTACAAGCGCAGCGGTCGTTTCCCGCTCGTCCTGCTCGCGACCGTCGAGAAGGAAGAGCTGCTTGCGCCGTGGCGGGCCGACGCCATTTCCAGAATGCTGTTCGTGCTCGCGCTCGTGATGCTGATCGCCGTGATCGGCGCGGTGCTGGTCAAGCAGCTGCAGCGCGGCCAGCGCATGGCGGCGGCGCTGGAGGAGAAGGAGGCGCATTTCCGCCTGCTCGCCGAAGGCTCCAGCGACATGGTCACCCGCATCGGGCTCGATGAGTGCATTCGCTACGTGTCGCCGTCAGCCTTGCGCGTCGTCGGTTGGCGCGCCAGCCAGTTGATCGGGGCGCCGGCGCTTGCGGGCGTCAATCCGGACGACCTTCCGCAGCTCCGTGCCATCGTTCAGGCGATGAAGCGCGGCGAGAGGGAGGAGGCGCGGGTCACCTATCGCAGCCGGCATCGCGAAAAGTCCGAGATTTGGCTGGAATCCAGCATGCGGGTGACGCGCGGGGTGGACGGCGAGATCGACGGTGTGGTGGCGATCTTGCGCGACATCACCGAGCAGAAGAATTTGGAAAGCCGGCTCGAGACGCTGGCGATCGAGGACAGCCTCACCGGGCTTGCCAACCGCCGCCGGTTCGACGAGTGCCTGGCGGAGGAATGGGCGCGGGCCTATCGCAACCGCTCGAGCCTTGGCCTGCTGATGATCGACGTCGATCACTTCAAGTCCTACAACGACGAATACGGCCATCCCGCCGGCGATGCCTGCCTGCGCCTGGTCGCGAAAATCCTGGCCACTGAAGCGCACCGCGTGAGCGATCTCGCCGCGCGCTATGGCGGCGAGGAGTTTGCCATGCTGCTGCCGAACACGGACGCGGCGGGCTGCGCGCGGATCGGCGAGCGTCTTCGCCAGGCGATCCGCGAGGCCGGCCTGGTCCACGCCTCCAATCCGTCCTCGGGGATCGTCACGGCCTCGGTCGGCGGCGCCACCTGCCGGCCGGCGCTGGAGCGCACGGCCGGGACCTCATCCCTGATCGAATCAGCGGATCGCGCGCTCTATGCCGCCAAGCAGTCCGGGCGCGACCGTTTGGTGATGTCTGGCGACGTGTTGAACCTGCTGCCGAAGGCCTCGGGTCTGTAA